The Trueperaceae bacterium DNA window AGCGCCTCCGCACCGCCGGCATCGTCGCCGGAGCCGTCCTCGTCACCCTCGCGATCGCGGGCTGGCTGTGGATGAGCTACGTCCCCAGCGACCTCGACCTCTCCACGACCCTCCCCACCGAGAACGGCCTCTACGTCGTCAGCTACGAGCCGTCCGAGACGCCGATCCCCGTCAACGAGATCCACACCTGGACGCTCACCCTCACGACCGCCGACGGACGGCCGCTCGACCACGCGAACGTGAGCGTCGACGGCGACATGCCCCAGCACGGCCACGGCCTCCCGACCCAGCCGGTCGTGACCGAGTACCTCGGCGACGGCAGGTACCTCGTCGAGGGCGTGAAGTTCCAGATGGGCGGCTGGTGGGTCATGGACTTCGTCGTCGAGTCCGACGCCGGCACCGACAAGGTCCGCTTCAACTTCGTCCTCGACTGAGCGCGCTGCGCCGCGAGAGGAGCGCCATGGGACCCGTCGCCGGAGAACGCGGACGAGATGAGACCAG harbors:
- a CDS encoding FixH family protein; the encoded protein is MSNTGMGKIAKRLRTAGIVAGAVLVTLAIAGWLWMSYVPSDLDLSTTLPTENGLYVVSYEPSETPIPVNEIHTWTLTLTTADGRPLDHANVSVDGDMPQHGHGLPTQPVVTEYLGDGRYLVEGVKFQMGGWWVMDFVVESDAGTDKVRFNFVLD